The Kwoniella mangroviensis CBS 8507 chromosome 1 map unlocalized Ctg02, whole genome shotgun sequence genome window below encodes:
- a CDS encoding inosine-5'-monophosphate dehydrogenase has product MSSANGHASSSTNPNAPARSESLLKAADALSYLDEYPRGDGLSLNELMDSRKNGGLTYNDFLMLPGHINFPANVVSLQSKVTKNIVLNTPFLSSPMDTVTEDRMAIALALHGGLGIIHHNCSAEDQAAMVRRVKKFENGFITDPICLKPDSTVGDVLDIKARYGFCGVPITETGKMNGKLVGIVTGRDVQFQDASVPVKSVMTTDLVTGSSGITLEQANNLLRDSKKGKLPIVDSNGNIVSLVARSDLLKNQNYPLASKVPESKQLYCGAAIGTRPGDKDRLKLLVEAGLDVVVLDSSQGNSVFQIEFIQWIKSTYTKLDVIAGNVVTREQAAQLIAAGADGLRIGMGSGSICITQEVMAVGRPQGTAVYAVSEFASRFGVPTIADGGIGNIGHIAKALSLGASAVMMGGLLAGTTESPGEYFYHEGKRVKVYRGMGSIEAMEHTQRGSVASKNAILSGSADNAATARYFSETDSVKVAQGVSGDVADKGSINKFVPYLYTGLQHSLQDAGVKSVTDLQKEARAGGVRFELRTASAQLEGGVHGLNSYTKRLFA; this is encoded by the exons ATGTCATCTGCCAACGGACAcgcttcctcatctaccaacCCTAACGCTCCAGCTAGGTCGGAGAGCCTCCTCAAAGCAGCAGATGCTTTGTCATACCTCGATGAATACCCTCGAGGAGATGGTCTCTCTTTGAATGAGTTGATGGATTCAAGGAAGAATGGTGGTTTGACTTACAATGACTTCTTGATGTTACCGGGTCATATCAACTTCCCTGCGAATGTGGTATCACTCCAATCCAA AGTGACCAAGAACATCGTCCTTAACAcccctttcctctcttcccccATGGACACTGTCACTGAGGACCG AATGGCCATTGCTCTCGCTCTTCACGGTGGTCTCGGTATCATCCACCACAACTGTAGCGCAGAAGACCAAGCCGCCATGGTCAGACGAGTCAAGAAATTCGAGAACGGTTTCATCACTGATCCCATCTGCTTGAAACCTGACAGCACCGTTGGAGA TGTATTGGATATCAAGGCTAGATATGGTTTCTGCGGCGTGCCTATCACAG AAACCGGAAAGATGAACGGTAAACTCGTTGGTATCGTTACCGGCCGAGATGTCCAATTCCAAGATGCCTCAGTACCCGTCAAATCCGTTATGACCACCGACCTCGTCACTGGATCATCGGGTATCACTCTCGAACAAGCCAACAACCTCCTTCGAGACTCCAAGAAGGGTAAACTCCCTATCGTCGATTCTAACGGAAACATCGTCTCTCTCGTCGCTCGATCCGATTTGTTGAAGAACCAAAACTACCCTTTAGCTTCTAAAGTTCCCGAATCCAAACAATTATACTGTGGTGCTGCTATCGGTACTCGACCAGGAGACAAGGATCGATTGAAATTACTCGTCGAAGCTGGATTAGACGTTGTGGTTTTGGATTCTTCTCAAGGAAACTCGGTTTTCCAAATTGAATTCATCCAATGGATCAAATCGACTTACACTAAACTCGACGTTATTGCGGGTAACGTTGTCACCCGAGAACAAGCTGCTCAGTTGATCGCAGCTGGTGCGGACGGTTTGAGAATCGGTATGGGTTCAGGATCAATCTGTATCACTCAAGAAGTTATGGCTGTCGGTCGACCTCAAGGTACAGCCGTATATGCTGTTTCCGAATTCGCCTCGAGATTCGGTGTACCAACCATCGCTGATGGTGGTATCGGAAATATCGGACATATCGCCAAAGCTTTATCTCTAGGTGCTTCAgcggtgatgatgggaggtTTGTTGGCTGGTACCACCGAATCACCAGGAGAATACTTCTATCATGAAGGTAAACGAGTTAAAGTTTACAGAGGAATGGGTTCGATCGAAGCTATGGAACATACCCAACGAGGATCAGTCGCTTCCAAGAATGCTATCTTAAGTGGATCAGCCGATAATGCAGCCACCGCTCGATACTTCTCTGAAACAGATTCGGTCAAAGTCGCTCAAGGTGTTTCCGGTGATGTCGCTGATAAAGGAAGTATCAACAAGTTTGTTCCATACTTGTACACTGGTTTACAACACTCTTTACAAGATGCTGGTGTTAAATC AGTTACCGATCTACAAAAGGAAGCTAGAGCTGGTGGAGTTCGATTTGAACTTCGAACTGCCTCTGCTCAACTGGAAGGTGGTGTTCATGGATTGAACTCTTACACCAAGAGATTGTTCGCTTAA